The Felis catus isolate Fca126 chromosome X, F.catus_Fca126_mat1.0, whole genome shotgun sequence genome includes a region encoding these proteins:
- the IL2RG gene encoding cytokine receptor common subunit gamma — protein MLKPPLPLRSLLFLQLPLLGVGLNSTGPKPNGNEDITADFFLTATPPAALSVSTLPLPEVQCFVFNVEYMNCTWNSSSEPHPTNLTLHYWYKNSNDDRVQECGHYLFSGEITSGCWLQKEEIHLYETFVVQLQDPREPKRQSTQRLKLQNLVIPWAPENLTLRNLSETQLELTWSNRHLDHCLEHLVQYRSDWDRSWTEQSVDHRHSFSLPSVDGQKFYTFRVRSRYNPLCGSAQRWSEWSRPIHWGSNTSKENPLLFAMEAVLIPLGSVGLIISLICVYCWLERTMPRIPTLKNLEDLVTEYHGNFSAWSGVSKGLAESLQPDYSEWLCHVSEIPPKGGAPGEGPGGSPCSQHSPYWAPPCYTLKPEP, from the exons ATGTTGAAGCCACCATTGCCACTCAGATCCCTCTTATTCCTGCAGCTGcctctgctgggggtggggctgaattCGACAGGCCCCAAGCCCAATGGGAATGAAGACATCACAGCTG ATTTCTTCCTGACCGCTACACCCCCTGCGGCCCTCAGTGtttccactctgcccctcccagaggTCCAGTGTTTTGTGTTCAATGTTGAGTACATGAATTGCACTTGGAACAGCAGCTCTGAGCCCCATCCCACCAACCTGACTCTGCACTATTG GTACAAGAACTCCAATGATGATAGAGTCCAGGAGTGTGGCCACTATCTATTCTCTGGAGAGATCACTTCTGGCTGCTGGCTGCAAAAAGAGGAGATACATCTCTATGAAACATTTGTTGTCCAGCTCCAGGACCCACGGGAACCCAAGAGGCAGTCCACACAGAGGCTGAAATTGCAGAATCTGG TGATCCCCTGGGCTCCGGAGAACCTAACGCTTCGCAACCTGAGCGAAACCCAGCTAGAACTGACCTGGAGTAACAGACACTTGGACCACTGTCTGGAGCACCTTGTGCAGTACCGGAGTGACTGGGACCGCAGCTGGACA GAACAATCAGTGGACCACAGACATAGCTTCTCTCTGCCTAGCGTGGATGGGCAGAAATTCTACACGTTCCGTGTCCGGAGCCGCTATAACCCACTCTGTGGAAGCGCTCAGCGTTGGAGTGAATGGAGCCGCCCGATCCACTGGGGCAGCAATACTTCAAAGG agaatCCTTTGTTGTTTGCAATGGAAGCTGTGCTTATCCCCCTTGGCTCCGTGGGATTGATTATTAGCCTTATCTGTGTGTACTGCTGGCTGGAACG GACGATGCCCCGGATTCCTACCCTCAAGAACCTAGAGGATCTGGTTACTGAATACCACGGGAACTTTTCG GCCTGGAGTGGAGTATCTAAGGGACTGGCGGAGAGTCTGCAGCCAGACTACAGTGAATGGCTCTGCCACGTCAGTGAGATTCCCCCAAAAGGAggggctccaggggaggggcctgggggctcCCCCTGCAGCCAGCATAGCCCCTACTGGGCTCCCCCGTGTTACACCCTGAAACCGGAGCCCTGA